The DNA segment TTAAACGTCCCGTAAACAACCAGTGCATAGTGCAACACCAGACTCCTCATACCAGTGCTTACAGCTTATCAAAAATTAAAATACATCTTGGGTAAGTCCAAAAAATAAATGGTTAGTATTGGTAAACTATGCCCTTTGGAGGATAATTTCTGTAACTTCAGGAGGACAAAATAAGCGCCCTGGTAAATAAGTCCCCAAACCACGATTGACATATAGCTGATTATTTCCTACTTGATGTAAACCTTGCGCCCATTCCCAATGACGGATGATTAAGTAGTTTCTTTGCAGAAATGGAAAGCAATACCGTAGTTTCATAGGTATATTTTGCAAAATTTTTTTGTAGTAAAGTAATATCGGACCTAGTCCGGGAATCACAATTTGACCACCGTGTGTGTGACCAGATAATTGCAAATCTACTCGCCACCCTTGCAATAATTCGGCCGTATCAGGGTTATGAGATAATACAATCCGAGGTGTGTCAGAATCTAGTTGGTTCATTACTACTCTGGGATTGAATTCTCGTGAATAACGATCCGCTAGTCCGACTAATGGTAATTCTGTTCCGAAAGGATAGGCGATTTGATTCCACAGGACGTTAATACCTATGTTAGTTAAGGCATTTGTAATTTCGCTTTTTGAGTGTTTGTAATAGATATCGTGATTACCCAATATGGCATAAATACCAGCCTGACTTTTTAGCTGTTTGAGTCGTGAGGCTAGGTCATGAATGGGTTCGGTGCTTGTAGTTACAAAGTCGCCAGTCAATAAAACTAAATCTGGTTTTAATTGGTTACTAGCTGCGATCGCCTGTTCTAACATTTCTTCTGAAAGTCGCAAACCATCATAATGAAAGTCTGACATCTGCACCAATTTCTTACCTTCTAAAGATACAGGCAAACTCTTGATCATAACCGTTAATCTTTCTAGAGTCAAAGAACCAGATAATAACCAGTGCATAACGTCTTTAGTAAAGCTCAATTATAGTGGAGCAATCCGATACAAAAAAAGAGGCGTTTTCTGGGTCTTGGCTTCTAGGAGTTGGTTAATTTTTATAGTTATTTCTCATTTGAGTAAATCATCAAAGGATAGTAAATCATTTATAGATTTTCTTGCATAGGTTTTTTTGAATAACTTTTTGGGGTCGATTGAGTAACTTTAATAGTTCAAACCAAAGCAGAGCGATCGCCCCACCCCCCAAACAAATTGCCAAGTCAATTGGGTGTAAGAAGGAGAAGCTAAACAATTGACGCAAGAAGGGAACATACAACACGAACGCTAGAAAAACCAGTCCGCCACCAATCAACCACCAAAGGGCAGCATTAGGAGATTTGAAGATTTTTAGGCTGAGGCGTGATGAAGAACTTTCACTCAAAATTAATCCTAAATTTGCTAAAATCAACGTCGTAAACGTTAACGCAC comes from the Nodularia sp. NIES-3585 genome and includes:
- a CDS encoding metallophosphoesterase codes for the protein MHWLLSGSLTLERLTVMIKSLPVSLEGKKLVQMSDFHYDGLRLSEEMLEQAIAASNQLKPDLVLLTGDFVTTSTEPIHDLASRLKQLKSQAGIYAILGNHDIYYKHSKSEITNALTNIGINVLWNQIAYPFGTELPLVGLADRYSREFNPRVVMNQLDSDTPRIVLSHNPDTAELLQGWRVDLQLSGHTHGGQIVIPGLGPILLYYKKILQNIPMKLRYCFPFLQRNYLIIRHWEWAQGLHQVGNNQLYVNRGLGTYLPGRLFCPPEVTEIILQRA